Proteins from a single region of Punica granatum isolate Tunisia-2019 chromosome 8, ASM765513v2, whole genome shotgun sequence:
- the LOC116189425 gene encoding truncated transcription factor CAULIFLOWER A codes for MGRGRVQLKRIENKINRQVTFSKRRSGLLKKAHEISVLCDAEVAVIVFSAKGKLFEYATDSCMERILERYERYSYVERQAIGNDAEPTANWPLEHAKLKARVEILQKNQRNLMGENLDSLSLRELQHLEQQLDSGLKHIRSRKNQLMHESISELQKKDKALQEQNNLLAKKVKEREKAMAPQQQQEESSFNSASAVMVTQPGPALQHPLAAMGVPGYCREGAEEEEGGEAAMLQLHHRNGTMLPPWMLHHLSD; via the exons ATGGGGAGGGGAAGGGTGCAGCTCAAGAGGATAGAGAACAAGATCAACCGGCAGGTCACGTTCTCGAAGCGCCGCTCCGGGCTCCTCAAGAAGGCCCACGAGATCTCCGTCCTATGCGATGCCGAGGTCGCCGTCATCGTCTTCTCCGCCAAGGGCAAGCTCTTCGAGTACGCAACCGATTCTTG CATGGAGAGGATTCTTGAACGCTATGAAAGATACTCGTACGTGGAGAGACAGGCTATTGGAAATGATGCTGAGCCAACT GCGAACTGGCCTTTGGAGCATGCAAAACTCAAGGCTCGAGTGGAGATTTTGCAAAAGAACCAGAG GAACTTGATGGGAGAAAATCTCGATTCCTTGAGCCTCAGAGAGCTTCAGCACCTGGAGCAACAGCTCGATTCGGGTCTCAAGCACATAAGATCCAGAAAG AACCAACTGATGCATGAATCCATCTCCGAGCTTCAGAAAAAG GATAAGGCTTTGCAAGAACAAAATAACCTGCTTGCTAAGAAG GTGAAAGAAAGGGAGAAGGCAATGGCACCACAGCAGCAGCAAGAAGAAAGCAGCTTCAACTCTGCCTCAGCTGTCATGGTGACCCAGCCCGGGCCCGCCTTACAGCACCCTCTTGCCGCAATGGG AGTACCCGGGTACTGTAGAGAGGGTgcggaggaagaagagggaggAGAAGCTGCAATGCTGCAGCTCCATCACCGAAATGGTACGATGCTTCCTCCATGGATGCTTCACCACCTTTCCGATTAA
- the LOC116215938 gene encoding agamous-like MADS-box protein MADS2 isoform X1, translated as MGRGRVELKRIENKINRQVTFAKRRNGLLKKAYELSVLCDAEVAVIIFSNRGKLYEFCSSSSMMKTLERYHQCSYAAMEATHPCNDPQNSYQEYMKLKARVEILQRSQRNLLGEDLSPLSMKELEQLEHQVESSLKQVRSAKTHVMLDRLADLQKREKMLLETNKALRKKLEESNTRIPLRLAWDAEDHNDDPYAQYPPQSEGLNFHPLGGNTTLQIGYTNAIGPNEVNAGATHQNVEGFYNGWML; from the exons ATGGGGAGAGGACGAGTTGAGCTGAAGAGGATAGAGAACAAGATCAACAGGCAGGTGACATTTGCAAAGAGGAGGAATGGTCTCCTCAAGAAAGCCTATGAGCTCTCTGTCCTCTGCGATGCCGAGGTTGCCGTCATCATCTTCTCCAACCGTGGCAAGCTCTATGAGTTCTGCAGCAGTTCAAG CATGATGAAGACACTCGAAAGGTACCATCAGTGTAGCTATGCTGCAATGGAAGCCACCCATCCATGCAACGACCCTCAG AACAGTTACCAGGAGTACATGAAGCTGAAAGCTAGAGTAGAGATACTTCAACGATCTCAGAG GAACCTTCTTGGAGAAGATCTAAGCCCGCTAAGCATGAAAGAGCTTGAGCAGCTCGAGCATCAAGTGGAGAGCTCACTGAAGCAAGTCCGATCCGCAAAG ACTCACGTCATGCTCGATCGGCTCGCTGACCTTCAGAAAAGG GAGAAAATGCTGCTTGAAACTAACAAAGCCTTGAGGAAGAAG CTGGAGGAGAGCAATACAAGAATTCCGCTCCGCCTCGCCTGGGACGCTGAAGATCACAACGACGACCCATATGCTCAGTATCCTCCTCAATCGGAAGGGCTTAATTTCCATCCATTAGGAGGCAACACCACGTTGCAAATTGG ATACACTAATGCAATAGGACCAAATGAGGTCAATGCTGGGGCTACCCACCAAAATGTTGAAGGATTCTATAACGGGTGGATGCTTTGA
- the LOC116215938 gene encoding MADS-box protein EJ2-like isoform X2, whose amino-acid sequence MGRGRVELKRIENKINRQVTFAKRRNGLLKKAYELSVLCDAEVAVIIFSNRGKLYEFCSSSSMMKTLERYHQCSYAAMEATHPCNDPQNSYQEYMKLKARVEILQRSQRNLLGEDLSPLSMKELEQLEHQVESSLKQVRSAKTHVMLDRLADLQKREKMLLETNKALRKKVISLNHWRRAIQEFRSASPGTLKITTTTHMLSILLNRKGLISIH is encoded by the exons ATGGGGAGAGGACGAGTTGAGCTGAAGAGGATAGAGAACAAGATCAACAGGCAGGTGACATTTGCAAAGAGGAGGAATGGTCTCCTCAAGAAAGCCTATGAGCTCTCTGTCCTCTGCGATGCCGAGGTTGCCGTCATCATCTTCTCCAACCGTGGCAAGCTCTATGAGTTCTGCAGCAGTTCAAG CATGATGAAGACACTCGAAAGGTACCATCAGTGTAGCTATGCTGCAATGGAAGCCACCCATCCATGCAACGACCCTCAG AACAGTTACCAGGAGTACATGAAGCTGAAAGCTAGAGTAGAGATACTTCAACGATCTCAGAG GAACCTTCTTGGAGAAGATCTAAGCCCGCTAAGCATGAAAGAGCTTGAGCAGCTCGAGCATCAAGTGGAGAGCTCACTGAAGCAAGTCCGATCCGCAAAG ACTCACGTCATGCTCGATCGGCTCGCTGACCTTCAGAAAAGG GAGAAAATGCTGCTTGAAACTAACAAAGCCTTGAGGAAGAAGGTGATTTCTCTTAATCA CTGGAGGAGAGCAATACAAGAATTCCGCTCCGCCTCGCCTGGGACGCTGAAGATCACAACGACGACCCATATGCTCAGTATCCTCCTCAATCGGAAGGGCTTAATTTCCATCCATTAG